The Halobacterium litoreum genome includes a region encoding these proteins:
- a CDS encoding PD-(D/E)XK nuclease family protein: protein MTSSDSELDSQGPSPESTQVVQTTSVLAQLRAQVTKDRFSAWYAEQQFAENILEGQAYFNGPADPKPPARHSPSTLLECHRKASYKRQNAPKEDTPPEGLFWIGTEFEERLAVPFLQDVTPPDTYVTNSVWIDHELTVDGVTVQLRGATDPAIVTPDDDPLLVTEIKTTSSLDHLSGPKEAHKAQLHAYLAALNADYDHEISTGLLVYASRTTLDVEVFEVAFDEAFWEAVTEWMAALTTYEQAGELPPASPERDWECSYCSFKHRCGEADTPYSDIGHDGLLPLFDNYDTENLKAYLNAHAERDARLTPTLAHKFPRLADEYGVYDWACPSCGETFDWKNIDWETDSTDPPYCPSCLKAGEMVTIAGPEPEDQLTAPGE, encoded by the coding sequence GTGACATCATCCGATTCAGAGTTGGACAGCCAGGGCCCTAGTCCCGAATCAACACAGGTCGTCCAAACAACATCCGTCCTAGCTCAACTGCGTGCGCAGGTCACAAAGGACCGGTTCAGCGCGTGGTACGCGGAACAGCAGTTCGCCGAGAACATCCTGGAGGGACAGGCTTACTTCAACGGGCCCGCAGACCCGAAACCGCCGGCTCGCCATAGCCCGAGTACGCTCTTGGAGTGCCACCGGAAAGCGAGCTACAAACGCCAGAACGCCCCCAAAGAAGACACCCCACCAGAGGGGCTGTTTTGGATCGGCACCGAATTCGAAGAACGCTTGGCCGTCCCGTTCCTCCAGGATGTGACGCCGCCCGATACCTACGTAACCAACTCGGTGTGGATCGACCACGAACTCACCGTTGATGGCGTCACCGTACAACTCCGGGGTGCGACTGACCCCGCGATCGTCACGCCTGACGACGACCCGCTGCTGGTCACCGAGATCAAGACCACGTCTTCACTCGACCATCTCTCCGGCCCGAAGGAGGCGCACAAAGCCCAACTCCACGCGTACCTCGCGGCGCTCAACGCCGACTACGACCACGAGATCTCGACTGGCCTCCTCGTGTATGCGAGCCGGACGACCCTCGACGTCGAGGTGTTCGAGGTGGCCTTCGACGAGGCGTTCTGGGAGGCGGTGACCGAGTGGATGGCCGCACTCACGACCTACGAGCAGGCGGGTGAGCTGCCGCCAGCTTCACCAGAGCGTGACTGGGAATGTTCGTACTGCTCGTTCAAGCATCGATGTGGCGAGGCGGACACTCCGTACAGTGACATCGGCCATGATGGCCTCCTGCCGCTGTTCGATAACTACGACACCGAGAACCTGAAAGCGTACTTGAATGCGCACGCGGAGCGTGACGCCCGTCTCACACCCACACTAGCGCATAAATTCCCCCGGCTCGCTGACGAGTACGGTGTCTACGACTGGGCTTGCCCATCTTGTGGCGAAACCTTCGACTGGAAGAACATCGACTGGGAGACGGACTCAACCGACCCACCGTACTGTCCAAGCTGCCTCAAGGCCGGCGAGATGGTCACGATAGCAGGTCCAGAACCCGAAGACCAACTAACAGCTCCAGGAGAGTGA